Below is a genomic region from Pseudomonas berkeleyensis.
GGCTCAGGAGTTCGGCCTGATTCAGGAGTAACCCGCCAGGGCGCCAACACCTTGCGGTGTTGGCGCTCCGGCAGTTTTCGCAACCTGAAACCCGCAATCCCAACCGCCTGGAGCTTCGTGCTCACGGGCTGGCGTCGTTCACGCCAGGAAACCCGGCAGGCAACACAACACCACGAGGATTTCCTCATGTACCAACGCATCTTCGGCATCGTGCTGTTGCTCTGCTGCCTGGGCCTGGCCGCCACCGCCTGGGGCTATCACGCGCCGTTTTCCTACGAACCTGTCGGGCCTCGCGCCTACCCGCTGCTGCTACTGATGCTGATGGGCCTCGGTGCCATCTACCTGATCGCCAAGCCGGCCAGCGCCACCGCGGAACATGACGAGCCGCCACTGGATCGCCACGTGCTGAGCAAGGTCGTTGGCTGCGTGGTAATTCTCAGCGCCTACGCCGCCGTGTTCGAACTCCTCGGGTTCATTCCTGCAAGCATCATCTTCGCCATCGCCATGGCCCGCCTGTATGAAGGCTCCTGGAAGGTCAGCGTGATCGCTGGCGTGGCGCTCGGCGTCGGCCTGTATCTGCTGTTCGACAAAGCCCTCGACGTACCCCTGCCGCTCGGCATTCTCGCCGCGCTGGAGAATTAATCATGGATACCCTCAGCTACCTCGGTCAGGGCTTCGGTGTTGCCCTGAGCCCCTACAACCTGCTCACCGCCCTGTGCGGCACCCTGATCGGTACGGTCGTCGGCCTGCTGCCGGGCCTGGGCCCGATCAACGGCGTGGCGCTGCTGATCCCCATCGCCTTCGCCCTCGGCCTGCCGCCGGAAACCGCGCTGATCCTGCTGGCAGCCGTGTACCTGGGCTGCGAGTACGGTGGCCGTATTTCCTCGATTCTGCTGAACATCCCGGGCGAAGCCTCGGCCGTGATGACCACCCTCGACGGCTACCCGCTGGCCCGTCAGGGTAAAGCGGGCGTTGCCCTGTCCATTTCCGCCTGGAGCTCCTTCGTCGGCGGCCTGATCGCCACCTGCGGTGTGGTCATCTTCGCCCCGCTGCTGGCGAAATGGGCCGTGGCCTTCGGCCCCGCGGAATACTTCGTGTTGATGGTCTTCGCCATCGTCTGCCTGGCTGGCATGGCCGGCAACAAGCCGATGAAGACCGCCATCGCCTGCTGCATCGGCCTGTTCCTGTCGTGCGTGGGCATCGACTCCAACAGCGGCGTGTACCGCTTCACCTTCGGCAGCCTGGGCCTGGCTGACGGCATCCAGTTCGTGGTGCTGGTACTCGGCCTGTTCTCGGTCAGCGAGATTCTCGTACTGCTCGAGCGCACCCACCATGGCCAGAAGGCCATCGAAGCCAAGGGCCGCATGCTGTTCAACCTCAAGGAAGGTCTGTCGGTTCTGGCTACCAACCTGCGTAGCGGCGCACTGGGCTTCGGCCTGGGCATCCTGCCGGGTGCGGGTGCGACCCTGGCCAGTGCCGTGGCGTACATGAGTGAAAAACGCCTGGCGCACAAGGACAACAAGTTCGGCAATGGTGACCTGCGCGGCCTGGCTGCTCCGGAAACCGCCAACAGCGCCTCGGCTTGCGGCTCCATGGTGCCGATGCTGACTCTGGGCGTTCCCGGCTCGGGCACCACTGCGGTAATGCTCGGCGCACTGACCCTGTACAACATCACCCCCGGCCCGCTGCTGTTCCAGAACCAGCCCGACATCGTCTGGGGTCTGATCGCTTCGCTGTTCGTCGCCAACGTCATGCTGATCGTGATGAACGTGCCGATGATCAAGATCTTCACCAAGATCCTCGCCGTGCCGTATTGGGCACTGGTTCCGGCCATTGCCATCATCACCTCGATCGGCGTCTATGCGGTGCACGCCACCACCTTCGACCTGTTCCTGATGATCGGTATCGGCGTCGCGGGCTACATTCTGCGCAAGCTGGACTTCCCGCTGTCGGCCATTCTGCTGGGCTTCATCCTCGGCGGCCTGATGGAGCAGAACCTGCGTCGTGCACTGTCGATCTCCAACGGCGAGCTGGGCATCCTCTTCGCCAGCCCGATCACCTGGGGCGTGTGGACACTGATCGTCGGCATGATCGCCCTGCCCTTCTACCGCAGCTGGCGCAAGCGCAGTCAGCGTCAGGCTGAAGTGGCTGACGCCGCCTAAGGAAGATGCGTGTCCCTAAGCATCGCTTCCTTTAACCCACGCGGCTGGTGGCCTACGCCACTGGCCGGCGCGTTGGGGGGTTACCTGGCCAGTCTTGCAGACTGGCCTTTGCCGTGGATGGTCGGATCACTGCTGGCAGTGATCCTGCTGCGTTGCATCACGGATCGCCCCGTCAGTGAAGTGCCGGGCGGCCGCCGTGTCGGCCAATGGCTGATCGCCTCCGGCATCGGCCTGCATTTCACCAGCGAAGTGCTGGAGCAGGTGCTCACGCATTGGTGGGTCATTCTCATCGGAGCGCTGTGCCCACTGCTGGTGAGCGTGACCGGTATTGCCCTGCTGCGCCGGGCCGGCGTCGACCGCGCCACCGCGTTCTTCGCCAGCATGCCGGGCGGTGCCAGCGAAATGGTCAACCTCGGCCTGCGTCACGACGCCCAGTCAGCCCGTGTGGCCGCGGCGCATAGCATGCGTCTGCTGCTGGTGGTGCTACTGATTCCAGCGCTATTTACCTGGAGTCTGCCGAATGTCCCGGCACCTGAGCGCTTTCCGGTGGACTGGAGCTGGCTGGCGCCGTTGCTGCTCGCCGGTGTCGCCCTGGGCGTGCTGTGGAACAAGCTGAACCAGCCCAACCCCTGGATGCTCGGGCCGCTGACCGTTTGCGCGGTGGCCAGTGCGATGTTCGACCTGCACCTGGCACTGCCGGCGGAGCTTGGTCAGTTCGGCCAGTGGCTGATCGGCAGCGCCCTGGGTTGCCACTTCAATCGTGCCTTCTTCCGCAGCGCACCAGGTTTTCTCGGACGTGTGTTGCTGTCGACGCTGCTGGCGATGCTGGGCGCCGTGGCACTTGGCGAGATACTCGCCTGGCTGTCCGGCCAGGATCACCTGTCGCTGATCCTCGGCATCATGCCCGGCGGCATCGCCGAGCTCAGCCTGACGGCAGAGGCATTGCAGCTTTCGGTGGCGCTGGTCACCGCACTGCAGGTGCTCAGGCTGTTTCTGGTGATGTTCCTGGCTGAACCCTTGTTCAAACTCTGGTGCAAGCGCCACGCGTAGGGCGGACCGAAACGCCGGCCGCTCGTAGCGCCAGCGAACAGTCCGCCGTTCTTCGGCGCGACACAAGCCCAGCGGCGTACTGCTTCGCGACGACTGCATGGATGCAGGAGGTAGAGCGACGCAGGATGCCAAAGCCGAGTACGCCCTACGCGTTGGTGATGCTTCTCGCCGCATCCTTATTCAAGCTCTGGTGCAAGAGCCACGTTTAGCCCGCCTTGTGCGGGCTCTTTTTTATCGCGCCGTGTGTATGCAATAAGAACGACAGAGCAAAAGTCTCTTTTCTTCTCCCGCCACATCACTATCCTCGACTAGCCCTTTACCCTGCACTCCCACATTGGCGGATACGCGATGGAGCTGAGACAACTGCGTTACTTTCTCAAGGTGGTCGAACATGGCAGCCTGGGCCGTGCGGCCCTGGAGCTGGACGTGGGAACCTCGGCCCTGAGCCAGCAGATCAGCAAGCTGGAGAACGAACTCAGCACCCGCCTGCTGACACGCAGCAGCACCGGCGTCTCGCCCACCCCGGCGGGCATCGCCTTCCAGCACCATGCCCAACTCACCCTGCGCCAGGCAGAAAATGCCGCCCAGGCTGCACAGCGCGAGCGCATGAGTGGCTACGTGAGCGTCGGCTTCGCCCCGAGCACGTCATCGGTGCTGGCGCTGCCGCTGATCGCGGTGATGCGCCAGCGTTACCCGAATATCCAGCTGCACCTGGTGGAAATGCTCTCCGGCTATCTGACCAGCCAGTTGCATGCACGTCAGCTGGATCTGGCGATACTTTTCCACAGCGATCCGGGCCGGCGCTGCCGCGTCAGGCCGCTGCTCGATGAGAAACTCTTCGTGATCGCAGCCGCCAACCTGCCTGGCATGCCCAGCGGTGACAACGTCAAGCTCGATGAGCTTGCGCAGTTGCCACTGGTGCTACCCAGCGTTCAGCACGGTCTGCGCACCACCATCAGCAATGCCTTCGCCCATTCGCGCTGCGAACCCACCGTGGTGATGGACATCGATGGCCTGGCGCTGCTGATGGACACGGTCAAGGCCGGTTATGCCGCCACCATCCAGCCAGGCTCGGTTGCGGCCAGGGCTCGCGAACAAGGGCTGCACGTCGTGCAGATCAGCGATGCCCACGCAGGCCGGCGCAACCTGCTGGTGTCCCTCCCCGACGATGAGCTGTCGCCCGCTGCCCTGGCCGCACGCGTAGCGATCTTGGATACGACCCGCGAGCTGGTCGGCAGCGCTCGCTGGCCCGGCGCCCACTTGCTGGATGAACATGACGCCTGACCTCGGAGTGGGTGTTTAGAAATACTGAACACCCCACGCCGTTCCTGGCCTTTCGAGCCACTGCGCCCCCTCCTAAAGTCCCTCGCCAGACGGGGAGCCCTAGCGTGTAGCGCTCCTCTGCCAACGAGGAGACACGATGATCGACGTTCTGGTTATAGGCGGTGGCAACGCCGCATTGTGCGCCGCCCTGATGGCCCGGGAGGCCGGGGCCAGCGTACTGCTGCTGGAAGGCGCCCCACGCGCCTGGCGGGGCGGTAACTCGCAGCACACCCGCAACCTGCGCTGCATGCACGAAGCCCCGCAGGACGTTCTGGTCGACGCCTACCCCGAAGAAGAATTCTGGCAAGACCTGCTCAAGGTCACCGGAGGGCAGACCGACGAGCACCTGGCGCGTCTGGTCATCCGCGCCTCGTCCAACTGCCGCGACTGGATGCGCAGCCATGGCGTGCACTTCCAGCCGCCGCTGTCCGGTGCCCTGCACGTCGCACGCACCAACGCCTTCTTCATGGGCGGCGGCAAAGCGCTGGTCAATGCTTACTACCGCAGCGCCGAGCGACTGGGCGTACAGATTCGCTACGACGCGCCGGTCGACGACATCGAACTGGACGGCGACCGCTTCGTCGCCGCGCACATTTCCGCGCGGGAAGTCGACGGCAAGCAGTATCCGGCCGAGCGCATCGAAGCGCGCACCTGCGTGCTGGCAGCCGGCGGCTTCGAGTCCAATCGCGAATGGCTGCGCGAGGCCTGGGGCGTCAACGAACGCGGCGAGTGGCCGGCGGACAATTTCCTGATTCGCGGCACGCGTTTCAACAACGGCGTGCTGCTGCGCAAGCTGATCGATGCTGGAGCCGAGACCATCGGCGATCCGACCCAGGCGCACATGGTGGCCATCGACGCCCGCGCGCCGCTCTATGACGGCGGCATCTGTACGCGCATCGACTGCGTATCGCTCGGCGTGGTGGTCAACTGCGAGGGCGAGCGCTTCTACGATGAGGGCGAGGATTTCTGGCCCAAGCGCTACGCCATCTGGGGCAGGCTGGTGGCCCAGCAACCTCGCCAGGTGGGCTTTTCGATCATCGATCAGAAGGCCATCGGGCGCTTCATGCCGCCGGTCTTTCCCGGCACCACGGCCAACAGCCTGGAAGAACTCGCCAGCAAACTCGGCCTGCCGGTCGAGGCCTTCGTGAAGACCCTGCAGGCCTACAACAGCGCCTGCGTGGGCGACGACTTCGACCACACCCGCCTAGACGGCTGCCACACCGAAGGCGTGACGCCGGCCAAGACCCACTGGGCGCGCCCCATCGATACCCCGCCCTTCTACGGCTACCCACTCAAGCCGGGCGTGACCTTCACCTACCTCGGCCTGAAGACCGACGACACCGCCGCCGTGCGCTTCGCCGGCAAGCCCAGCGCGAACCTGTTCGTGGCCGGAGAAATGATGGCGGGCAACGTCCTCGGCAAGGGCTACACGGCCGGCGTCGGCATGTCCATCGGTACGGCTTTCGGCCGTATCGCCGGAACCCAGGCTGCCGCGGCAGCCGGTCATCGCCCCCATACAGCAAGCGACGGAGAGTCCCGTGCAATCGCCTGAAGTCATACAAATCGCCTCTCCAAGCAAGAGCGCGGAGCAGCAAAACCTGATTCCCCTGCTGAACGTTCACGAAGCCGA
It encodes:
- a CDS encoding tripartite tricarboxylate transporter TctB family protein, whose translation is MYQRIFGIVLLLCCLGLAATAWGYHAPFSYEPVGPRAYPLLLLMLMGLGAIYLIAKPASATAEHDEPPLDRHVLSKVVGCVVILSAYAAVFELLGFIPASIIFAIAMARLYEGSWKVSVIAGVALGVGLYLLFDKALDVPLPLGILAALEN
- a CDS encoding tripartite tricarboxylate transporter permease, producing the protein MDTLSYLGQGFGVALSPYNLLTALCGTLIGTVVGLLPGLGPINGVALLIPIAFALGLPPETALILLAAVYLGCEYGGRISSILLNIPGEASAVMTTLDGYPLARQGKAGVALSISAWSSFVGGLIATCGVVIFAPLLAKWAVAFGPAEYFVLMVFAIVCLAGMAGNKPMKTAIACCIGLFLSCVGIDSNSGVYRFTFGSLGLADGIQFVVLVLGLFSVSEILVLLERTHHGQKAIEAKGRMLFNLKEGLSVLATNLRSGALGFGLGILPGAGATLASAVAYMSEKRLAHKDNKFGNGDLRGLAAPETANSASACGSMVPMLTLGVPGSGTTAVMLGALTLYNITPGPLLFQNQPDIVWGLIASLFVANVMLIVMNVPMIKIFTKILAVPYWALVPAIAIITSIGVYAVHATTFDLFLMIGIGVAGYILRKLDFPLSAILLGFILGGLMEQNLRRALSISNGELGILFASPITWGVWTLIVGMIALPFYRSWRKRSQRQAEVADAA
- a CDS encoding AbrB family transcriptional regulator, coding for MSLSIASFNPRGWWPTPLAGALGGYLASLADWPLPWMVGSLLAVILLRCITDRPVSEVPGGRRVGQWLIASGIGLHFTSEVLEQVLTHWWVILIGALCPLLVSVTGIALLRRAGVDRATAFFASMPGGASEMVNLGLRHDAQSARVAAAHSMRLLLVVLLIPALFTWSLPNVPAPERFPVDWSWLAPLLLAGVALGVLWNKLNQPNPWMLGPLTVCAVASAMFDLHLALPAELGQFGQWLIGSALGCHFNRAFFRSAPGFLGRVLLSTLLAMLGAVALGEILAWLSGQDHLSLILGIMPGGIAELSLTAEALQLSVALVTALQVLRLFLVMFLAEPLFKLWCKRHA
- a CDS encoding LysR family transcriptional regulator; the encoded protein is MELRQLRYFLKVVEHGSLGRAALELDVGTSALSQQISKLENELSTRLLTRSSTGVSPTPAGIAFQHHAQLTLRQAENAAQAAQRERMSGYVSVGFAPSTSSVLALPLIAVMRQRYPNIQLHLVEMLSGYLTSQLHARQLDLAILFHSDPGRRCRVRPLLDEKLFVIAAANLPGMPSGDNVKLDELAQLPLVLPSVQHGLRTTISNAFAHSRCEPTVVMDIDGLALLMDTVKAGYAATIQPGSVAARAREQGLHVVQISDAHAGRRNLLVSLPDDELSPAALAARVAILDTTRELVGSARWPGAHLLDEHDA
- the tcuA gene encoding FAD-dependent tricarballylate dehydrogenase TcuA, with protein sequence MIDVLVIGGGNAALCAALMAREAGASVLLLEGAPRAWRGGNSQHTRNLRCMHEAPQDVLVDAYPEEEFWQDLLKVTGGQTDEHLARLVIRASSNCRDWMRSHGVHFQPPLSGALHVARTNAFFMGGGKALVNAYYRSAERLGVQIRYDAPVDDIELDGDRFVAAHISAREVDGKQYPAERIEARTCVLAAGGFESNREWLREAWGVNERGEWPADNFLIRGTRFNNGVLLRKLIDAGAETIGDPTQAHMVAIDARAPLYDGGICTRIDCVSLGVVVNCEGERFYDEGEDFWPKRYAIWGRLVAQQPRQVGFSIIDQKAIGRFMPPVFPGTTANSLEELASKLGLPVEAFVKTLQAYNSACVGDDFDHTRLDGCHTEGVTPAKTHWARPIDTPPFYGYPLKPGVTFTYLGLKTDDTAAVRFAGKPSANLFVAGEMMAGNVLGKGYTAGVGMSIGTAFGRIAGTQAAAAAGHRPHTASDGESRAIA